From Flectobacillus major DSM 103, one genomic window encodes:
- a CDS encoding OsmC family protein: MQIKRSASAQWIGSGKSGKGTLNSPSGVLNATQYSFNTRFEDGIGTNPEELVGAAHAGCFSMQLAFNLQGAGFTADSIDTVSEVILENGTITTINLSTSVKAEGLDQAKFEELVNHAKVNCPISKLFNAEITLKATLL, encoded by the coding sequence ATGCAAATTAAAAGAAGTGCTTCAGCTCAATGGATTGGTTCAGGTAAATCAGGAAAAGGAACTTTGAATTCGCCAAGTGGTGTATTAAATGCAACACAATATTCATTCAATACTCGTTTTGAAGATGGTATTGGTACAAATCCTGAAGAATTGGTAGGGGCTGCTCATGCGGGTTGTTTCTCGATGCAACTGGCCTTTAACTTACAAGGAGCAGGTTTTACAGCCGATAGTATTGATACTGTATCTGAAGTTATCTTAGAAAATGGCACTATCACAACTATCAACCTTAGTACATCAGTAAAAGCAGAAGGCTTAGACCAAGCAAAATTTGAAGAATTGGTAAATCATGCCAAAGTGAATTGTCCTATCTCAAAATTATTCAATGCCGAAATTACTTTGAAAGCTACATTATTGTAG